ACAGTTGCCGTTGGCGCGGTGCAGCTCCAGGGCCTCAGCCGTGGGCCAACGCCAGGCCGGGCCAGCGAACAACCGCCGCATCTGCCCCAAATCGCAGTGAAAGGGCGGCCCAACCTCCTGCCCCGTCTGCATGAACAGGGCATAGAGCCGACCGCCGGGCCTGAGCCAGCGATGCAGGCGCTGGGCATAGTCCGCCCAATGCTCCGGGGCCAGGGCGCACAGACAGGTCTGCTCATAGATGAAATCAAACCGCCCGGCCGGTTCCCAATGCAGCAGATCGGCCTGCACCACCTCGGCCTGCAAACCGGACTCGGCCAGGGCCTGCCTCAGCCGCGCCAGCGGGGTTGGCGCAATATCCACCG
This is a stretch of genomic DNA from gamma proteobacterium SS-5. It encodes these proteins:
- a CDS encoding methyltransferase domain-containing protein; this encodes MKSEYPIDPQRQTQWEQRYRQGSTGWDQGGPSTALDHWLESMPPGRVLVPGCGHGHEIGVLAQAGHEVTAVDIAPTPLARLRQALAESGLQAEVVQADLLHWEPAGRFDFIYEQTCLCALAPEHWADYAQRLHRWLRPGGRLYALFMQTGQEVGPPFHCDLGQMRRLFAGPAWRWPTAEALELHRANGNCELGYALEAV